CGTTCGGGTACCACGCAACCTCGACCTCGGGATTCGTGGTAACTAGAACATCTCGCCACTGATCTTCAGCGTTCGCCGCCCACGTCAATGCCCTCATGAGCAGGCGCGAGTTCTCAGCCGAGTAGGGCAGTCCGCCAATGTAGACGGCCCGACCCTGCCCATAGCTGTTGACAGCCAACTTCACAGAGCCTTCGGCCTCGGCCAAAACCTGCACATTTGGACCCGTCGCGATCATGTCACCGGGATCTTCCCCGGTGTCGAGGTCGCCGTGGAGGTCTTCAAGGATGAAGTGGCCCTGGACTGGGCTTTCAGGATGGCGCGTGGATGACAGAGTCCAGTGGATCTCCATGTCAACTCCGAGCACGTCGTCCAGAATGATTGCGGGACCAGACTCAGGGGTGACACCGGTTGGGGCACCAATCCCGACGAAGCCGCCTCCGTTCCACACAAACTCGCGGACAAGTCTCTGCAGTTCGGGGTTATTCCATTCCTTTCCACCGGAGAAGGCAGTGTCTCGCGCGCCAGCGTTGATGATGACATCGACATCATTGAGGATGCTTCCCTGCGTTGAGCAGACGTCCTCGAACGAAATAAAGCGGACGTCAAGAGGAAGTCCAGCCAGAGACTCGATAACTCCGACGTAGCTGTAGATCTGCTTGTACCACAGTGCGTGCGCGACCATGTAGGTTTGCCAGGTCCGCAACGCGCCCCAAGAGTTGAGGACGGCCACAACCGGGTTTGCGGACGATGGCACGACGTGCTTGCGCCCAGCTCACAACGGCCTCGCCGATCGGATCACCTTCTGGGTTGAACACGTCGGGGAAGAAGTAGGGGAGGAATCGGCCCTCGGTGTAGCGCACGCCGGGAATGTCCGAGATCATTCTGCAAGTTGCGGCCGAACCAACTGACCCGACAACTGCGTCCAGATTGATGGCGGGGAAATATGGTCCATAGGGTTCGGTTCCGATCCAGTTGTCGCCAAGGAACATGATGGCTTCGCGTCCCTCATCATGCGTGATTGCCACCAGCTCGGCAGCTTTCTGAGATACGCGGCGCGAAGTGAAGTCGACCCATGCTTTGAACTGGTTACTGGGAACACGAAGAGGTGTGTTGTAGTGGCCGGCATCGATGAAGTCTTCCGGCGTCATTCGCCAGCCGTGCTCTACAGCGAACTCTTCCAACGCCGGGATCGAGACGGCAGCGGAGTAGCCGAACCAGTCGACGTACTTCTCACGGGCGTGGTCATCAAATGCCAAGGTGAAGTGATAGAAGAAGGTCGTGAACCGCACGACATCCACTTCGGGGTGAGCATCCAGCCAGGTGCCCAGGGCCCCTTTGACGTGGTTCCAAGTCTCGGGATACGCGACATCGTACGTGCGGTCCTTGCGTCGCGTGGGGTCATCTGCCCAGTGATTCGTGATGTAGTTGTATGTCTGGGTGCTGTCCCAGATCTGTTTCGCCAGAAAATCCACCGTGTAGATGTGGAAGGGCGCAGGGCAGTCGATGACGACAATCGCCGATCCGGCATCATCGGGATAGTCTCCCACTACGTCCGCGCCCGCCTCCATGGGAAGAGGTGGTGCTGCAGTGACCGTCCAGGCACTTGTCGGTAGTGTTTCTCCCGTCGTCCGATCAATCACCTGCCAGTAGTGCTCCCTATCCGCTACCAAATCAGGTGTGAACTGGGCACTGAGGTAGCCCTCCATGACGTTGATCGACAGGGCTTCGTTCGAGGTCGCCGTAACCGGGCGGGACATGAGGAACTGGCGTACGCGCTGCTCCGGCACAGATACTGCCCATTCTTCGTCGCCTCGAGCAGGGAAGTATGTCGAATAGACCTTGGCAAAACCATCGCTCACCCAGTCGGGGAGCTCCGTGCCGTCTGAGTTGCGCACAGCATCGACCTGGAGTCTCTCCATAAGAGCGTGAATCTCGTCGTCGATGCCTGTTTCAATCGGTAGGGTCAGGCGCCCCGCGGGGGCTCTGTTCTCTTGCTTCGCGTCGGTCACAACAGTCCTGTCTACGAGTAGGTTTTGTTAGATGAGTTCTTACCCGATGGTGAAGGTATGACCAAGGTCAACGACATCGTTGACCGCTGGAACACCGAGAACCCCAACATTCATGTCACCGCCACCAAGTTCGATGGTGCGGCTCAGGAAATGATCAAGAAGGTTGAGACCGACATCAACGCTGGTGCCGGACCTTGCCTCGCGCAGCTCGGCTACTCAGAGGTCCCGGAGCTCTTTGTTAAGGGTCTGACCGAGGACGTCACGGAGTACGCAACCCAGTACGAGTCGAACTACTCTGGCGCATTCAACATGATGAAGGTCGGTGAGACCATTGTTGGTCTCCCGCAGGACACCGGGCCCCTTGTCTACTTCTACAACAAGGCTGCATTCGAAGAGCTAGGCATTGAAGTTCCGACCACTATCGAAGAGTTCCAGACCGCGGCTGCAACAGCTGCCGCCAAGGGTGAGATGACCACCCCGGAGAACATTTCTGCGTTCTACGGTGGCCAGGATGTCTTCGCTGAGCTAGCAACCGCAAATGCGAACCTCTCCGCAGACTTCGCCTACATGCCGTTCTTCTCGGCAGTTGGCCCGTCCATGGTTGAGGCCGCGGCTGCAGCCGGATCCGGTTCCGGAACGGTAGCAGATGTCTTCACTGCTGCACAGGATGCGTCAATCAAGGCGCTGACTGACGGAAACCTCCCGGTTGCCGAATAGAAGCATCGAAGTAGCCTGAATGATGGTGATTGGGGGCGGCCTTCTCTGAAAGGTCGCCCTCGTTCACGAGTATGAAGCGGTAAGAGAAGACGCGATGGAGCGAGATGTCAACACCAGACACAGTTACGCTGGCTGACCCGGCGCTAAGCCCGAAGGATAAACCTCTGGGTGGACCTCGAAGTAGTGGAAAGCGCGGGAAAGCCGGTTCAAAGGCAGTCTCTCGTCGTCAAGCACGCGCAGGGTGGGCTTTTGTTGCCCCCTTTACGCTTGCTTTTATCCTGGTATTCCTGATCCCTATTGGGGTCGCGATCAAGCAGTCATTCACACGCAAGGTCCCTGCTGGGGGTGGGGCCTTCGGCGGTGGCGACCTCGTTGATTCCTTCGTCGGACTAGAGAACTACAAGTACGTCATCACAAACGAGCGCTTTTGGGATGGCATCGGACGGGTCGTCCTCTATGCGCTCTTCCAGATCCCAGTGATGATCATTATGGCGCTGGTCCTAGCGCTGCTCATCGATGCATTGATCATTAAGCGGGTTGCAATATTCCGCCTGGGCAACTTCCTCCCATACGCAATCCCCGGCATTGTCGCGGCGATGGTCTGGCTCTACCTATATACTCCGGAGATCTCCCCACTGGTCAAGGGTCTGGCAGTCGGGCTTGGCCGCAGGTTCAGTCAAGGGATAGAACGAGGGCGCTTCACGCACGTGGAAGAGTAATCATCAAGGACTCGCGAATGAGGGGCACGACCCAACGGGCGGGGCCGAGTCGGCTCCGTAAGGCCTAACCGGCTCTGTCTGGCCGGGAGGAACCGTCGCCTGCGCTAGCGACTTGCCGCGAAGTACACCGCCAACGACTGTGGCTCCATGGTGTAGCTTCCACCCGCCGCAGCCTGCTCGCCTTGGGCCAGAGCCAAAGCGGCCGAGTCAATCCCGCCCTCACGTTGCGTGGGCCAAGACGTGTCAGCCACCAGGACCCAGGGGTTCCCGTGGCTCTCCGGCAGCGTAATCTTTGTTGGGTTCAGAGTCCCGTTGATCACAACGAGGGCATCCACATCGTCGAGCATTCGTCCTGATCGGCGCATTTGGAAGACGCGGTTCTTGGGCTCCGACCATCCGTCGGCGCTCATGGGCGAACCTTTCCGGGTGAACCAGGAAACGTCAGGCAGCGTGTCGCCGTCGGGGATCTGTCCACTTGCAAACGACGTGGGTCGTAGCACGGGGTGTGCTGCGCGGAGCTCAAGTATGTACCGCACCCAGGAGAGCAGGTCCTCCTGGCTCTCATCCATTTCCCAGTCCACCCAGGAGATCGGGGAGTCCTGACAGTATGCATTGTTGTTTCCATATTGCGTACGGCCGAACTCATCCCCGGCCGTGATCATCGGCGTGCCTGCCGACACCAGCAGAGTTGTCAGCAGATTGCGACGTGACCTTTCACGTGCGTATGAAAGCTCCTCAACAACACCGGTCGGATCGGTTAGGTCCGGGTTCATAGCAGACGCTGCGGACGTTCCTTCAACGCCGTGGTTCCAGGAGTGATTGTTGTTAGTGCCATCCTGGTTGTTCTCCAGGTTCGCCATGTTGTGCTTATGGTCGTAGGAGGTGAGGTCGGCCAGGGTAAATCCGTCGTGTGCCGTCAGGAAGTTGACGGAAGCCAGCGGGCCACGCTTCGCGCCCGGTTGCCATCCGAACATGTCTGCAGATCCGGATAGGCGAGTAGCCAGATCATTGGGACCGGACACCTGCCGTCCAGCGGACTGCTGTTGGAAGTCCGTCAGCCAGAACTTGCGAATCGAGTCCCGATAGCGATCGTTCCACTCCCCGAACGGTATCGGGAAATGCCCGGTTTGCCAGCCGCCGAGGCCAAGATCCCAAGGCTCCGCAATCAGCTTGACGTCACGTAGGACGGGGTCTTGAGCCGCTGCAACCAGGAAGGGATGGAAGTCGGTGTACCCCGTGTCTAGGCGACCAAGAGTTGTGGCGAGATCAAAACGGAACCCGTCAACACCCATCGATTCAACCCAGTAGCGCAGGGAGTCCAGGGTCATCTGCACGACGCGTTCTTCCGAAAAGTTCAACGTGTTGCCACACCCGGTGTCATCAATCATGTAGCGAGGACGGTCGAGGACGCGGCGGTAGTACAGGAGAGAGTCGAGCCCGCGCCAACATACAGTCGGTCCAGTGTCTCCGCCCTCGCACGTGTGGTTGTAGACAACATCCAGGATGACCTCTATCCCGGCGCCATGCAGGATAGAAACCATGCCGCGGAACTCGTCAACAACGGCCCGGGGTCCTTGCGCCCGTGAGGACCGGGTCGCAAACGATGGTTCCGGGGCAAAGAACGACATCGTCGAGTATCCCCAGTAGTTTGTTAGCCCACGTTCCGTGAGGAAGGGTTCATCCATCTTCGCGTGGACAGGGAGAAGCTCGAGTGTCGTCACGCCGAGGGATTTGATGTACTCGATTGTTGCTGGGTGGGCGAGACCCGCATAAGTGCCCCTGAGTTCCTCCGGTACGCCGGGGAGATTCTTGGTGAAACCCTTAACGTGCAACTCGTAGAGGACCGTGTGATCGGGGCTGATACGAGGGCGTGGTGCGATAGCGAAGCCATTGCCAATCACCACGGACACGGGGGCGAACAGGGCGGAGTTGAGGTTCGACTGTGCGAGAGGATATGTCGTCGGGTACATTTCGTGGTCGACATGGTGGGCGTGCAGAGCCGCGCTCAGTTCAGGGGTGCCTGAGATGGCGCGCGCATACGGATCCATAAGGAACTTTGAAGGGTTGTAGTAGAGCCCCGCATCGGGGTCCCACGGGCCGAAGGCTCGGAACCCATAGGTTGCGCCCTCGCTAATGCCATCGAGGTGTCCGTGCCACAGGCCTCTGTCAGGTCCGTGAAGGGCCCAGCGTTGTTCTCTTCTTCCGCTTCCCTCTCCCGACACCACACAGAAGTCGACTGCGGTCGCATGTGCTGCAACCACTGAGATATCCACACCCCCGTCAGGGCACACCCAAACCCCAATCCGGTCAGGGTTGGGGCTCACTCGAGGAACGGGCGTGGGCGAGGGGAGAAGTACGGTTTCATTGGGCCGCGTTGCATTAGGGCTTGTCACGTTGTTCCCCCCGGTCCATTGCGCTCCGCCACCACTCCAAGGCATGGCTCTTCATACCCCAAGCTTGCACCATCTTCTGACTTTCAGAGCGCGATCTCACCAACAAGCGTCCAAATGTGCATGGCAGACTATTCTCATGAGAATCGTTGTATGTGTAAAACATGTCCCAGATGCTGACTCGGACAGGCGAATAGAACAGGGGCGTTTGGTACGCGGTGAGGATGATGTCCTCAATGAACTGGACGAACACGCCATTGAGGCAGCCGTTTCGATTGTCGAAGATCTGGGCGGTGAAGTGGTTGCGCTAACAATGGGACCGGCAGACTCCGAGGACGCACTGGTGAGAGCCCTGCAGATGGGAGCGGACCGTGGTGTCCTCATTAGCGATGATTCACTTGCGGGGGCAGATGCCGTTGGAACCGCCAGAATCCTTGCTCGGGCGATCGAAGTGATCGGGGACGAAGGGCCGGTTGACCTGGTGCTTACGGGAATGGCGAGCCTCGATGGAATGACCTCAATGCTTGCACCCGCTTTAGCAACATACTTGAACTGGCCGCTGCTCGACATTGCCCATTCCGTTGAGATTGCTGCCGATGCTCCCAGCACCGTCACCGTCGAGCGCAGGGTTGATGGCTCACTGGACACGCTGAAGGCACGTACCCCCGTCGTGGTTTCCGTGACCGACCAGGTCAACGAGCCCCGCTATCCGTCATTCAAGGACCTTCGTGCAGCTCGGGCCAAGCCCCTTGACATCTGGGAAGGTTGGGATTGGGCGGGTCCTGCTAGCGAACTTGAGTCCCTGCCCATCAGCGCGATTGAGGTGGTCGCGGCGACCCCCGTTCAGCGCGAAGAGGGCGTGGTCATCACAGATTCCGGCGAGGGCGGCAGCGCGTTGGCTGCGTTCCTCGCAGACAAGATTGAGAAGTAGGGAGGACAGTCGACATGGAACGGATTGACAAGCCCATACTGGTCGTTGTTGAGAATGAGAAGACCATTGACGAACCAACCCTGTCCTTAGCGTCGGTGAAAGTCCTCCATTTCGCCCGAACTCTAACAACCGGCACCGTTGCCGCTCTCAGCGTGGCGCAGGACATTGACGAGGACGGGCTTCGCCTTGGCGGGGCTGACGTCATCTATGTGCCCGAATCTGGCGGCTACTCACCCCTGGTTCCAGCTGCAATCGCTGACACCGCGCGCTCAGCCGTAGAAAACCTGGGTGATGTTGGTGCTGTGCTGACGGTTACCACCTACCTTGGTCGCGCTGTGACAGCTATGCTGGCAACCGCATTTCAAGCGGGCGGAGCCGTCGACGTCACCCGTGTTTGGGTGAGCGGATCTGAACTCTTTGCACAGAAAGCGGCCCTTGGTGGCGCGTGGGAGACATCCTTCCACACCACGCAGGGTGCCCCTGTTCTGGCAGTTAGGCCGGGGTTTGGGGACAAAGAGGGACCAGCGGGCGAAGGAAAGATCGTCTCGCTCGCACCCCGACTCTCCTCGGGCGCACTGCAGGTCGAGGTTATTTCTCACGTGGTCGAACCGAAAGGATCGCGTGTCTCGTTGACCGATGCGGATGTGGTTGTTGCGGGAGGGCGCGGCACGAATGGCGATTTCACCTTGGTTGAGAATCTGGCAGATGCCCTCGGAGGGGCAGTTGGAGCCACTCGCGTAGCCTGTGACGAAGGATGGGTCCCGCGAGCGGCTCAGATTGGCCAGACTGGGGTGACAGTTGCTCCCAAACTGTTTGTGGGTCTCGGCGTCTCCGGAGCGGTCCATCACACGTGTGGGATGCTGGGATCACAGATTATCGTCGCGGTCGTTGATGACCCGGATGCTCCCATAATTGAACTCGCAGATTTCACGGTTGTGGGGGACGTAAGTGAGGTCGTGCCCCAGGCTCTGGAAATCCTTTCGGCGCAAAGCTAGGGACGCCACCAAGTTGAGGAAAACTCCCGACAAACCCCCACTCGGTCCCGTCTATCTAGACCACGCAGCAACCACCCCCATGCGAGCGTCCGCGAAGCGGGCCTGGCTTGAGACCGTTGATGAACTCTCGGCTCGACCGGGAAACCCCTCGTCGCTCCACGCTGGTGGACGAGGGGCACGGTTGCTGTTGGAGCAGGCACGGGAGCGGCTCGCAGAGGCGCTTGGAGCCGAACGTGCCGAAGTGGTCTTCACTTCCGGTGCAACAGAGTCAGCCGCTCTGGGAGTGACAGGTGCTGCACTGGGCCGCAGAGCGAAGCTCCCCGAATCAGAGTGGGCGTGGCTACTTTCAGGTGTGGAACACCCGGCAGTTCTTGAGCAACGCGTGCCCCTGCGCGCGAACGGCATTACTGACCTGATGATCCCGTTGCAAGATGACGGAGTCATCGACCTGGACGAGGACGCCCTGGCGTCTCGTACTGCCGGGCGTGAGGTTGCCCTTGGTTCGCTGGCAATGGTTTGCTCCGAGACAGGAGTGATCCAGCCACTTGAGGAGTTCACACAGATCTGCCGCAGACTTGCACCGGGTGCGTACGTACACTCCGATGCGACGCAGGCAATCGGTAACCTTCCTGTGTCTTTCTCTGCTCTCGGCCTTGACCTCATGACGATTGGCGGTCACAAATTTGGGGCGCCAGTGGGAACCGGCGCACTGCTTGTAAAGAGAGGTGTAGCGCTCAAGTCCGATCGGCCCGGAGGTGGCCACGAACGAGGGATTCGCTCAGGAACCCCGGATGTTGCCGACGCGGTTGCTCTTAGCGTCGCAGCACAGGAAGCAGTGGGTGAACTCGGTGAGCGTCGACGTGTGACAGCCAAAATGCGCGCCAAACTTCTGGGGGGACTTCCCGAGCAAGTTGCGCTGACAACGACTGCCGGAGCCGTTGAGTCGATAGTTCACCTCAGCCTCCCGACTGCCCACCCCGAGGTCATCCTGCTAGAGATGGACCGCCAGGGCATCCACGTTTCAGCCGGTTCCGCGTGCCACGCAGGCGTTACCAGACCCTCTTCCGTCCTCCTCCACATGGGGCGTGATGAACACTCCGCCCTCGGGGTTCTCAGAGTGTCAATGAGTGCCACAACTTCAGAAGAAGAGATTGACAGATTCCTCGCAGCTTTGCCCCACGCTCTTGAGCAAGCGCAACGGATGGACCAGTATGACCTGCGAGGTAGCTCCCGGTCATTTCGCCGAAAGGGTGGGGAGATGGAAGGTCAGGGGGTCCCAAAATGAGAGTTCTTGCGGCACTGTCGGGCGGCGTTGATTCAGCTGTTGCAGCGGCGCTTGCGGTCGACGCCGGTCATGATGTCACAGCCGTGCACATGGCGTTGTCTAGTGAACCGCAAGCCTGCCGGGTCGGATCCCGGGGCTGCTGTTCCCTAGAGGACTCCCAGGATGCGGCGCGAGCTGCGGAGATCCTCGGGGTTCCCTTCTATGTTTGGGACCTTTCAGAGCAGTTCGAGGAGACTGTCATTGACGACTTCTTGGCGGAGTACCGAGCGGGGCACACACCGAACCCCTGCGTTCGTTGTAATGAGTTCGTGAAGTTCAAAGAGTTGCTGGATCGCGGTCGAGCCCTAGGTTTCGATGCGGTTTGCACGGGTCACTACGCGAAGATGGTCCATGGACCAGATGGTTGCGAACTTCATCGCGGCGATGATGAGTTGAAGGACCAGAGTTACGTTCTGGCGGTGATGGGCCGCGACGAGCTATCGCATGTTCTACTTCCACTGGGCGATGCGCCCTCGAAGGCATGGGTCCGTGAGCAGGCGGAAATCCGTGGTCTTGGGGTTTCCAACAAACCTGATTCGTACGATATTTGCTTCATTCCCGACGGTGACACGGGCGGATTCCTTGAGCGCCACCTCGGCTCGGCGCCCGGGCAGATTGTCGATGAAGACGGCACGGTGCTCGGTGAGCATTCCGGGTATTACAAGTACACGATCGGGCAGAGAAAGGGCCTGCGCATTGGGACGCCCTCGACATCAGGAAAACCAAGGTACGTATTGGCGACCGAACCTGCAACCAATACCGTAGTGGTAGGCGAGTCGACTCTACTTTCCGTGAACACGATCGCGACCAGGAACCTGGTTTGGCAGTCAGCTCCGGAAGACCTCGTTGTGGACGAGGACGCGCAGGAAGCGTTTGGTACAGCAATGGGGACAAGGGCCCTGAGAGACGTCCCTGAGAACGTCTTCACGGTGCAGATTCGAGCTCACGGCACACCAACGGTGGTTTCTGCTCTGCAGATCGAATCGGGGCACGACGGCGACGCCCTCGAACACTTGGTCGTTAAGCTGGCGGAGCCGATCCGTGGGGTCGCGCCCGGCCAGTCCCTGGTGGTCTACAAGGGGCGACGGGTTGTTGCAGAGGGCACCATTGCGACCGCGGTGAGGACTGCGATGTCGGTCTCATCATCGCAGCGTACGAATGTGGCATAGTTTGTAATCAGCCGTGTTTTGGGGCCGCGACACGCCCGAAACGTGAGCATTGGAGCCGAAGATGCCGACGGGGTGGTGTGTATCTCGTCCCAGGGAGTTGGCGTTGGGGGCCAAGGCATGCCAAACTATGCAAGCTGCCCTGCGCAAGCGGGGTGGTCCTGGACGCGGTAGACGCTGAAGGTTGAGGCACTTTTCGGTTCCTCCTTCTTCAGTTTGTACTTGCAGAAAGGTAAGGCCCGGGCACCAGAGCCTGGCCGACGGGAATACCCCACAGCCCTAGTTTCCAAAGTGGAAGCAGGTCGGGGCTCAGTTCGCTGAGTTCCGATTCCGACAGGGTTCAAGACGTGGGAGAACAAGTCGGCACTAGCGGACCCCGGAGCCGTAGTTCTTTTGACAAGACATAGGCCCAACCAGAGCCGATCTGGAAGCCGCAACGGTGTGCGTCTCATCGCAGACACGCCCGAATGCGGGGGCCGGTGACGAATCTGTACGAGAAGAGGTAGACGGCATGGCGGCACAAAAAATCCGCATCCGGCTGAAGTCGTATGACCACGAGGTCATCGATAGCTCTGCGCGCAAGATTGTAGATACTGTGCAGCGTGCTGGTGCCACTGTCGTGGGCCCGGTGCCGCTTCCGACCGAGAAGAACGTGTTTGTCGTTATTCGGTCGCCGCACAAGGACAAGGACAGCCGCGAGCAGTTCGAGATGCGCACGCATAAGCGGCTCATCGACATCATTGATCCCACGCCCAAGGCCGTTGATTCGCTTATGCGTCTCGACCTGCCGGCGGACGTGAACATCGAGATTAAACTCTGAGGACATCGGAATGACTACTGACACCAAGACTGCGGCCCTACTCGGCCGCAAGCTCGGCATGACCCAGGTCTGGGACGAGGACGGAAAAGTTGTCCCCCTGACGGTTGTGCAGGTTGGCAAGAACGTCGTTACTCAGGTGCGTACCGAAGAGAACGACGGCTACTCTGCCGTCCAAATTGGCTTTGAGGATATTGATCCTCGTCGCGTGACCAAGCCTCTGCTTGGCCACTTTGAAAAGGCCGGGGTTACACCCAAGCGCCACCTCGCGGAGTTCCGCACAGCCGCAGCCGCAGATTTTGCGGTTGGCTCGGAAC
This genomic stretch from Schaalia sp. JY-X169 harbors:
- a CDS encoding electron transfer flavoprotein subunit beta/FixA family protein; its protein translation is MRIVVCVKHVPDADSDRRIEQGRLVRGEDDVLNELDEHAIEAAVSIVEDLGGEVVALTMGPADSEDALVRALQMGADRGVLISDDSLAGADAVGTARILARAIEVIGDEGPVDLVLTGMASLDGMTSMLAPALATYLNWPLLDIAHSVEIAADAPSTVTVERRVDGSLDTLKARTPVVVSVTDQVNEPRYPSFKDLRAARAKPLDIWEGWDWAGPASELESLPISAIEVVAATPVQREEGVVITDSGEGGSALAAFLADKIEK
- the glgX gene encoding glycogen debranching protein GlgX; the encoded protein is MTSPNATRPNETVLLPSPTPVPRVSPNPDRIGVWVCPDGGVDISVVAAHATAVDFCVVSGEGSGRREQRWALHGPDRGLWHGHLDGISEGATYGFRAFGPWDPDAGLYYNPSKFLMDPYARAISGTPELSAALHAHHVDHEMYPTTYPLAQSNLNSALFAPVSVVIGNGFAIAPRPRISPDHTVLYELHVKGFTKNLPGVPEELRGTYAGLAHPATIEYIKSLGVTTLELLPVHAKMDEPFLTERGLTNYWGYSTMSFFAPEPSFATRSSRAQGPRAVVDEFRGMVSILHGAGIEVILDVVYNHTCEGGDTGPTVCWRGLDSLLYYRRVLDRPRYMIDDTGCGNTLNFSEERVVQMTLDSLRYWVESMGVDGFRFDLATTLGRLDTGYTDFHPFLVAAAQDPVLRDVKLIAEPWDLGLGGWQTGHFPIPFGEWNDRYRDSIRKFWLTDFQQQSAGRQVSGPNDLATRLSGSADMFGWQPGAKRGPLASVNFLTAHDGFTLADLTSYDHKHNMANLENNQDGTNNNHSWNHGVEGTSAASAMNPDLTDPTGVVEELSYARERSRRNLLTTLLVSAGTPMITAGDEFGRTQYGNNNAYCQDSPISWVDWEMDESQEDLLSWVRYILELRAAHPVLRPTSFASGQIPDGDTLPDVSWFTRKGSPMSADGWSEPKNRVFQMRRSGRMLDDVDALVVINGTLNPTKITLPESHGNPWVLVADTSWPTQREGGIDSAALALAQGEQAAAGGSYTMEPQSLAVYFAASR
- a CDS encoding electron transfer flavoprotein subunit alpha/FixB family protein codes for the protein MERIDKPILVVVENEKTIDEPTLSLASVKVLHFARTLTTGTVAALSVAQDIDEDGLRLGGADVIYVPESGGYSPLVPAAIADTARSAVENLGDVGAVLTVTTYLGRAVTAMLATAFQAGGAVDVTRVWVSGSELFAQKAALGGAWETSFHTTQGAPVLAVRPGFGDKEGPAGEGKIVSLAPRLSSGALQVEVISHVVEPKGSRVSLTDADVVVAGGRGTNGDFTLVENLADALGGAVGATRVACDEGWVPRAAQIGQTGVTVAPKLFVGLGVSGAVHHTCGMLGSQIIVAVVDDPDAPIIELADFTVVGDVSEVVPQALEILSAQS
- a CDS encoding 1,3-beta-galactosyl-N-acetylhexosamine phosphorylase N-terminal domain-containing protein, with amino-acid sequence MTDAKQENRAPAGRLTLPIETGIDDEIHALMERLQVDAVRNSDGTELPDWVSDGFAKVYSTYFPARGDEEWAVSVPEQRVRQFLMSRPVTATSNEALSINVMEGYLSAQFTPDLVADREHYWQVIDRTTGETLPTSAWTVTAAPPLPMEAGADVVGDYPDDAGSAIVVIDCPAPFHIYTVDFLAKQIWDSTQTYNYITNHWADDPTRRKDRTYDVAYPETWNHVKGALGTWLDAHPEVDVVRFTTFFYHFTLAFDDHAREKYVDWFGYSAAVSIPALEEFAVEHGWRMTPEDFIDAGHYNTPLRVPSNQFKAWVDFTSRRVSQKAAELVAITHDEGREAIMFLGDNWIGTEPYGPYFPAINLDAVVGSVGSAATCRMISDIPGVRYTEGRFLPYFFPDVFNPEGDPIGEAVVSWAQARRAIVRKPGCGRPQLLGRVADLANLHGRARTVVQADLQLRRSYRVSGWTSS
- the mnmA gene encoding tRNA 2-thiouridine(34) synthase MnmA; the encoded protein is MRVLAALSGGVDSAVAAALAVDAGHDVTAVHMALSSEPQACRVGSRGCCSLEDSQDAARAAEILGVPFYVWDLSEQFEETVIDDFLAEYRAGHTPNPCVRCNEFVKFKELLDRGRALGFDAVCTGHYAKMVHGPDGCELHRGDDELKDQSYVLAVMGRDELSHVLLPLGDAPSKAWVREQAEIRGLGVSNKPDSYDICFIPDGDTGGFLERHLGSAPGQIVDEDGTVLGEHSGYYKYTIGQRKGLRIGTPSTSGKPRYVLATEPATNTVVVGESTLLSVNTIATRNLVWQSAPEDLVVDEDAQEAFGTAMGTRALRDVPENVFTVQIRAHGTPTVVSALQIESGHDGDALEHLVVKLAEPIRGVAPGQSLVVYKGRRVVAEGTIATAVRTAMSVSSSQRTNVA
- a CDS encoding ABC transporter substrate-binding protein, whose product is MTKVNDIVDRWNTENPNIHVTATKFDGAAQEMIKKVETDINAGAGPCLAQLGYSEVPELFVKGLTEDVTEYATQYESNYSGAFNMMKVGETIVGLPQDTGPLVYFYNKAAFEELGIEVPTTIEEFQTAAATAAAKGEMTTPENISAFYGGQDVFAELATANANLSADFAYMPFFSAVGPSMVEAAAAAGSGSGTVADVFTAAQDASIKALTDGNLPVAE
- a CDS encoding carbohydrate ABC transporter permease produces the protein MSTPDTVTLADPALSPKDKPLGGPRSSGKRGKAGSKAVSRRQARAGWAFVAPFTLAFILVFLIPIGVAIKQSFTRKVPAGGGAFGGGDLVDSFVGLENYKYVITNERFWDGIGRVVLYALFQIPVMIIMALVLALLIDALIIKRVAIFRLGNFLPYAIPGIVAAMVWLYLYTPEISPLVKGLAVGLGRRFSQGIERGRFTHVEE
- a CDS encoding cysteine desulfurase family protein; translated protein: MRKTPDKPPLGPVYLDHAATTPMRASAKRAWLETVDELSARPGNPSSLHAGGRGARLLLEQARERLAEALGAERAEVVFTSGATESAALGVTGAALGRRAKLPESEWAWLLSGVEHPAVLEQRVPLRANGITDLMIPLQDDGVIDLDEDALASRTAGREVALGSLAMVCSETGVIQPLEEFTQICRRLAPGAYVHSDATQAIGNLPVSFSALGLDLMTIGGHKFGAPVGTGALLVKRGVALKSDRPGGGHERGIRSGTPDVADAVALSVAAQEAVGELGERRRVTAKMRAKLLGGLPEQVALTTTAGAVESIVHLSLPTAHPEVILLEMDRQGIHVSAGSACHAGVTRPSSVLLHMGRDEHSALGVLRVSMSATTSEEEIDRFLAALPHALEQAQRMDQYDLRGSSRSFRRKGGEMEGQGVPK
- the rpsJ gene encoding 30S ribosomal protein S10; the protein is MAAQKIRIRLKSYDHEVIDSSARKIVDTVQRAGATVVGPVPLPTEKNVFVVIRSPHKDKDSREQFEMRTHKRLIDIIDPTPKAVDSLMRLDLPADVNIEIKL
- a CDS encoding lacto-N-biose phosphorylase central domain-containing protein; the encoded protein is MVAHALWYKQIYSYVGVIESLAGLPLDVRFISFEDVCSTQGSILNDVDVIINAGARDTAFSGGKEWNNPELQRLVREFVWNGGGFVGIGAPTGVTPESGPAIILDDVLGVDMEIHWTLSSTRHPESPVQGHFILEDLHGDLDTGEDPGDMIATGPNVQVLAEAEGSVKLAVNSYGQGRAVYIGGLPYSAENSRLLMRALTWAANAEDQWRDVLVTTNPEVEVAWYPNVSRAFVYNNSADEQSTAVVGPGGFKSDVTLDGYGSAWLDA